Proteins encoded by one window of Candidatus Methylacidiphilales bacterium:
- the nifJ gene encoding pyruvate:ferredoxin (flavodoxin) oxidoreductase: protein MATTPAPTKPRNTVTMEGNEAVARIAYKLSEVIAIYPITPSTSMGELADEWASRRKENLWGSVPRVVQMQSEAGVAGAVHGMLQAGSLATTFTASQGLLLMIPIMYKIAGQLMPFCLHVAARSLATHGLSIFGDHSDVMAVRQTGFAMLASAGVQEAQDMACIAHAATLQTRIPFLHFFDGFRTSHETNGVERLDDKTLRAMLDEESMLAQSRRGLSPDRPVIRGTAQNPDAYFQGREAVNAFYDRTPALVQELMYRFATLTGRTYHLFDYTGHPLAERVVVIMGSGGETVREVVRHLMSQEERVGVIQVRLFRPFDVAALVNALPPTVKKIAVLDRTKEPGSVGEPLFQDVVTALAEADTARWSEGRTPVVIGGRYGLASKEFTPAMVLSVLNELKAAQPRRRFTVGICDDVTRLSLAYDPSFGVEDEENRRCLFYGLGSDGTVGANKNTIKIIGDKAGLHAQAYFVYDSKKSGAATVSHLRFGAHPIRAPYLIQKAHFIGVHQWNLLDQFDVLESAAPGGVFLLNTVHAADVVWDHLSLEVQESIISRKLRFHVIDAYQVARECGLGGRINTIMQTCFFALSDIMPLDQAISEIKAAIEKTYLRKGKEVVEKNFRSVDRTLENLREVIVPKAASAARHRPPPLSAGAPQSVLELQGELLAGRGDSLPVSAFPIDGTWPVGTSRWEKRNLALEIPGWDPELCIQCNKCVLVCPHAAIRAKHYDEKLLGNAPTTFRSVPFRSPENKGHRYTIQVAPEDCTGCKLCIQVCPAKDKSNAAHKALNLVGQPAVREAEKENYDFFLALPSPDRTTLKPDLVKDSQFMEPLFEYSGACVGCGETPYIKLLTQMFGDRALIANATGCSSIYGGNLPTTPYTCNSEGRGPAWANSLFEDNAEFGLGIRVASDARRAHAGLLLRQGKKLLGESWVAEILEAPQTNEAEIAAQRARVAELKRRLPSLPPEIARPLAVLADELVRRSVWIVGGDGWAYDIGFGGLDHVMSQGQNVNILVLDTEVYSNTGGQQSKSTPIGAVAKFATGGKETSKKDLGLLAMGYGNVYVARVAFGAKDSQTVKVFAEAESYPGTSLILAYSHCIAHGYNLSLGLQQQKLAVDSGHWPLFRYDPRRKEEGKPSLVLDSGPPKVGLSSYVENEVRYRSLQAAHPERSRQLIGRAQEEIHRQHAHYTHLAQELGGHEAGSPGSGEKGGA from the coding sequence ATGGCCACTACCCCTGCTCCCACCAAGCCCCGCAACACGGTCACGATGGAGGGGAACGAGGCAGTGGCGCGGATTGCCTACAAGTTGAGCGAGGTGATCGCGATTTATCCAATCACCCCGTCGACCTCCATGGGGGAACTGGCTGATGAGTGGGCCTCGCGGCGGAAGGAAAATCTTTGGGGATCGGTTCCCCGCGTGGTTCAGATGCAATCGGAAGCCGGCGTGGCCGGGGCGGTGCATGGGATGCTCCAGGCCGGCAGCCTGGCCACCACCTTCACGGCTTCCCAGGGGCTCCTTTTGATGATCCCCATCATGTATAAAATCGCCGGGCAGTTGATGCCGTTCTGTCTGCACGTTGCTGCGCGCAGTCTGGCCACGCATGGACTGTCCATTTTTGGCGACCACTCCGACGTCATGGCCGTGCGCCAGACCGGTTTTGCCATGCTGGCCTCGGCCGGGGTCCAGGAGGCCCAGGATATGGCCTGCATCGCGCACGCCGCCACCCTGCAAACCCGCATCCCCTTCCTTCATTTTTTCGACGGATTCCGTACCTCGCACGAAACCAATGGGGTGGAACGGCTGGATGACAAGACTCTGCGCGCCATGCTGGACGAGGAATCCATGCTGGCCCAAAGCCGCCGCGGCCTCAGTCCGGACCGTCCGGTCATCCGGGGAACGGCCCAGAATCCCGACGCCTATTTCCAGGGACGGGAGGCGGTCAATGCCTTCTACGACCGCACGCCGGCCCTGGTCCAGGAGCTGATGTACCGGTTCGCCACCCTGACCGGCCGGACCTATCATCTCTTTGATTACACGGGTCATCCTCTGGCCGAGCGGGTGGTGGTGATCATGGGATCGGGCGGTGAAACCGTGCGGGAGGTGGTGCGCCACCTGATGTCACAGGAAGAACGCGTAGGAGTCATCCAGGTCCGGCTGTTCCGTCCGTTCGATGTCGCCGCCCTGGTCAACGCCCTGCCGCCCACGGTCAAAAAAATCGCCGTGCTCGACCGGACCAAGGAACCGGGTTCGGTGGGTGAACCGTTGTTCCAGGATGTGGTGACGGCCCTGGCCGAGGCGGATACGGCGCGCTGGAGCGAGGGCAGGACACCGGTCGTGATCGGGGGGCGCTATGGACTGGCCTCCAAGGAATTCACCCCGGCCATGGTTTTGTCCGTGCTGAACGAACTCAAGGCCGCCCAACCCCGGCGTCGTTTCACCGTCGGGATCTGTGATGACGTCACCCGGCTTTCCCTGGCCTACGACCCGTCATTCGGTGTGGAAGATGAGGAGAACCGCCGCTGTCTTTTTTATGGACTGGGCTCGGATGGCACCGTGGGGGCGAACAAGAACACGATCAAGATCATCGGCGACAAGGCCGGCCTGCACGCCCAGGCCTATTTTGTCTACGACTCGAAAAAATCCGGGGCCGCCACGGTGTCGCACCTCCGTTTCGGCGCCCATCCCATCCGCGCGCCCTACCTCATCCAGAAAGCCCATTTTATCGGGGTGCACCAGTGGAACCTGCTCGACCAGTTCGATGTCCTGGAATCCGCAGCGCCCGGCGGGGTGTTTCTGTTGAACACCGTCCACGCCGCCGATGTCGTCTGGGACCATCTGAGCCTGGAGGTTCAGGAATCGATCATCTCCCGTAAGCTCCGGTTCCATGTCATCGACGCCTACCAAGTCGCCCGTGAATGCGGTCTGGGCGGACGCATCAACACCATCATGCAAACCTGCTTTTTTGCCCTCTCCGACATCATGCCGTTGGACCAAGCGATCTCCGAGATCAAGGCGGCGATCGAGAAAACCTACCTGCGCAAGGGCAAGGAAGTGGTCGAGAAAAATTTCCGCTCGGTCGACCGCACGTTGGAAAACCTGCGCGAGGTCATCGTTCCCAAGGCGGCATCGGCCGCCCGTCACCGCCCGCCGCCCCTGTCCGCCGGGGCGCCGCAGTCGGTCTTGGAACTCCAGGGCGAATTGCTTGCGGGAAGGGGTGATTCTTTGCCGGTCAGTGCCTTCCCCATCGACGGCACCTGGCCGGTCGGCACCAGCCGCTGGGAAAAACGCAACCTTGCGCTGGAGATACCAGGCTGGGACCCGGAGCTTTGCATCCAGTGCAACAAGTGCGTGCTGGTCTGTCCCCACGCCGCCATCCGGGCCAAGCACTACGACGAAAAACTCCTGGGCAACGCTCCGACAACCTTCCGTTCCGTGCCGTTCCGCTCGCCGGAGAACAAAGGCCACCGCTACACCATCCAGGTGGCGCCCGAGGATTGCACCGGCTGCAAGCTCTGCATCCAGGTCTGCCCGGCCAAGGACAAGTCCAACGCCGCCCACAAGGCGCTCAACCTGGTCGGCCAACCGGCGGTGCGCGAGGCCGAGAAGGAAAACTACGATTTCTTCCTGGCCCTTCCCTCTCCCGACCGCACCACCCTGAAGCCGGATCTGGTCAAGGACTCGCAGTTCATGGAGCCGCTCTTTGAATACTCCGGAGCCTGCGTGGGCTGCGGAGAGACACCTTATATCAAATTACTGACGCAAATGTTCGGTGACCGCGCCCTGATCGCCAACGCCACCGGATGCTCGTCGATCTACGGCGGCAACCTGCCGACCACGCCCTACACCTGCAACAGCGAGGGCCGGGGACCGGCCTGGGCGAATTCCCTCTTCGAGGACAACGCCGAGTTCGGCCTCGGCATCCGGGTGGCCAGCGATGCCCGGCGCGCCCATGCCGGTCTTTTGTTGCGCCAGGGCAAAAAATTGCTGGGTGAGTCCTGGGTGGCGGAAATCCTGGAGGCGCCCCAGACCAATGAAGCGGAGATCGCCGCGCAGCGTGCCCGGGTGGCCGAGCTCAAGCGGCGACTGCCTTCGCTGCCGCCGGAAATCGCCCGCCCGCTCGCCGTGCTGGCGGATGAATTGGTGCGGCGTTCGGTCTGGATTGTCGGTGGCGACGGCTGGGCCTACGACATTGGATTCGGTGGGTTGGACCATGTCATGTCCCAGGGGCAGAACGTCAATATCCTCGTTCTCGACACCGAGGTTTACTCCAACACCGGCGGACAACAGTCGAAGTCGACCCCGATCGGGGCCGTGGCGAAGTTTGCCACCGGGGGCAAGGAAACCAGCAAGAAGGACCTGGGCCTGCTCGCTATGGGGTATGGGAATGTCTACGTCGCCCGGGTGGCCTTCGGGGCCAAGGATTCGCAGACGGTCAAGGTTTTTGCCGAAGCCGAATCCTATCCCGGTACTTCGCTCATCCTCGCCTACAGCCACTGCATCGCCCATGGCTACAACCTCTCGCTGGGTCTGCAGCAACAGAAGTTGGCGGTGGACTCCGGCCACTGGCCTTTGTTCCGCTACGATCCGCGCCGCAAGGAAGAGGGCAAGCCTTCGTTGGTGCTGGATTCCGGACCACCGAAAGTGGGGTTGTCCAGTTACGTGGAAAACGAGGTCCGTTATCGCAGCCTGCAGGCGGCCCATCCGGAGCGTTCCCGCCAGTTGATCGGGAGGGCCCAGGAAGAAATCCACCGGCAGCACGCCCACTACACCCACCTGGCCCAGGAGTTGGGGGGGCATGAGGCGGGCAGCCCCGGCTCCGGGGAAAAGGGGGGCGCATGA